One window of the Populus trichocarpa isolate Nisqually-1 chromosome 9, P.trichocarpa_v4.1, whole genome shotgun sequence genome contains the following:
- the LOC7489320 gene encoding DNAJ protein JJJ1 homolog, giving the protein MASNQLRCHYEVLGLSRDSSPEEVRSAFKKLALRRHPDKLLQSGLSQAEATAQFQELVQAYEVLSDPKERAWYDSHRSQILFSDPNSGNSVPDSVIPNLFSFFSNTVYSGYTDSGRGFYKVYSDVFDKIYANEVNFCRKLGLGLDSVREAPLMGSLQSDYAQVSAFYNYWLGFSTVMDFCWVDQYDVMAGPNRKSRRVMEEENKKLRKKARREYNETVRGLGEFVKKRDKRVIDMVVKKNAEMERKKEEEKERKKKLEREKMERLRAYEEPEWARVNEEEVDGMEGFEEEEDKGKKGNGGKELYCVVCGKKFKSEKQWKNHEQSKKHKEKVAELRDSFQDEDDEREDIEEDELEKNEDVEEIEERFKEDFKIQREGNGAEVLYSSDKEDGFFDADDMDGIDEKNGNVEDEEGEEMSVLEAMVSGHRSRKSRGSGHTNEEFPQEVEDVKEEVEVMEYNNRKTRRRGKKMRGWNNGGEGVTSDIDESKSANEETNGCDDEQNKEPASNSFVEDENDGKIDDHLGKTGKSSNQSTKKKGAAKKEANVKSKNLSKGKKGKAISKDSGNVCDTCGVEFESRNKLHKHLSDTGHGTLKSH; this is encoded by the exons atGGCATCAAATCAGCTGCGATGCCATTACGAGGTGCTTGGTCTATCACGCGACTCGTCGCCTGAAGAAGTCCGTTCGGCTTTTAAAAAGCTTGCTCTCCGGCGCCATCCTGACAAGCTTCTCCAATCTGGCTTAAGCCAAGCCGAAGCTACTGCTCAATTTCAAGAGCTTGTTCAGGCTTACGAGGTCCTCTCCGACCCCAAAGAACGAGCTTGGTACGATTCTCACCGTTCTCAAATCCTCTTCTCCGATCCCAATTCTGGTAACTCGGTCCCTGACTCAGTCATTCCTAATTTGTTCTCTTTCTTCTCCAACACTGTTTACTCGGGTTATACTGATTCTGGAAGAGGTTTTTATAAGGTTTATTCTGATGTTTTTGATAAGATTTATGCGAATGAGGTTAATTTTTGTAGGAAATTAGGGTTAGGATTGGATAGTGTTAGGGAGGCTCCGTTGATGGGGAGTTTGCAGAGTGATTATGCGCAGGTTTCggctttttataattattggtTGGGGTTTAGCACTGTTATGGATTTTTGTTGGGTTGATCAGTATGATGTGATGGCGGGGCCGAATAGGAAATCGAGGAGGGTTATGGAGGAGGAAAATAAGAAGTTGAGGAAGAAGGCGAGACGGGAGTATAATGAGACTGTGAGGGGGTTGGGGGAGTTTGTTAAGAAGAGGGATAAGAGGGTGATTGATATGGTTGTTAAAAAGAATGCTGAGATGGAgaggaagaaggaggaggagaaggagaggaagaagaagttgGAGAGGGAGAAGATGGAGAGGTTGAGAGCGTATGAGGAACCGGAGTGGGCGAGGGTGAATGAAGAGGAGGTGGATGGAATGGAGGGTTTTGAGGAAGAGGAGGATAAGGGGAAGAAGGGGAATGGAGGGAAGGAGTTGTATTGTGTCGTGTGTGGGAAGAAGTTTAAGAGTGAGAAGCAATGGAAGAATCATGAACAGTCAAAGAAGCATAAGGAGAAGGTTGCTGAGTTGAGGGACTCGTTTCAGGATGAAGATGACGAGAGGGAAGATATCGAGGAGGATGAGCTGGAGAAGAATGAGGACGTGGAGGAAATAGAGGAGAGGTTTAAAGAGGATTTTAAAATACAGCGGGAAGGGAATGGGGCTGAGGTTCTGTATTCAAGTGATAAAGAAGATGGGTTTTTTGATGCTGATGACATGGATGGGATTGACGAGAAGAATGGGAATGTAGAGGATGAGGAGGGGGAGGAAATGAGCGTACTTGAAGCAATGGTGTCGGGGCACAGAAGTAGGAAAAGTAGGGGTTCAGGGCATACGAATGAGGAGTTTCCACAGGAAGTTGAGGATGTGAAAGAGGAGGTTGAGGTTATGGAATATAATAACCGGAAGACTAGGAGAAGAGGCAAGAAAATGAGGGGTTGGAACAATGGTGGTGAAGGTGTTACAAGCGACATTGATGAAAGCAAGAGTGCCAATGAAGAAACTAATGGGTGTGATGATGAGCAAAACAAGGAGCCTGCTTCTAATTCTTTTGTGGAGGATGAGAATGATGGTAAAATTGATGATCATTTAGGGAAAACTGGCAAGAGCTCAAACCAATCTACCAAGAAGAAAGGGGCTGCAAAGAAGGAAGCAAATGTGAAATCAAAGAACTTGTCTAAAGGCAAGAAAGGAAAG GCAATTTCTAAGGATTCTGGTAATGTGTGTGATACATGTGGAGTGGAATTTGAATCAAG GAATAAATTGCATAAGCATTTGAGTGATACTGGTCATGGTACACTGAAATCCCACTGA
- the LOC7491111 gene encoding bZIP transcription factor TRAB1 isoform X1, producing the protein MGVQTMASQRNGQQSHLQPYRLTRQNSWYNLTLNEVENQLGNLGKPLCSMNLDELLKNVWSTEAHQSVGMDSESTSMSSLQHQASLTLARALSGKTVDQVWKEIQQGQEKRFGEEMKVQEREQTLGEMTLEDFLVQAGLFAKATISPSLDLVTVDAVTPQSFSQKMVLSSSPSTSTLSDTTTSGRKRDTPDAFEKSIERKLKRKIKNRESAARSRARKQAYHNELVSKISHLGEENIKLKKEKETWKWIKEFEKKFPIEPSAEQKYQLRRTSSTSF; encoded by the exons ATGGGTGTTCAAACAATGGCATCTCAAAGAAATGGCCAGCAGTCTCATCTACAGCCGTATCGGTTGACGAGGCAAAACTCGTGGTATAACCTCACTCTCAATGAAGTTGAAAACCAATTAGGAAATTTAGGGAAGCCCTTGTGTAGCATGAACCTTGACGAGCTTCTTAAAAATGTATGGAGCACTGAAGCTCATCAATCCGTGGGAATGGATAGTGAAAGTACCTCAATGTCTTCTCTCCAACATCAGGCTAGTCTCACATTGGCCAGGGCATTGAGTGGGAAGACAGTGGATCAAGTCTGGAAAGAGATTCAACAAGGGCAGGAGAAGAGGTTTGGTGAGGAGATGAAAGTTCAGGAAAGAGAGCAGACTCTTGGTGAAATGACTTTGGAGGATTTCTTGGTACAAGCAGGACTTTTTGCCAAAGCAACTATAAGCCCTTCTTTGGATTTAGTTACTGTTGATGCAGTGACCCCACAAAGTTTTTCACAGAAAATGGTCCTTTCCTCATCCCCGTCAACAAGCACATTATCTGATACTACGACATCAGGACGGAAAAGGGATACCCCAGATGCATTTGAGAAGAGTATTGAGAGGAAGCTcaagagaaaaatcaagaacaGGGAATCTGCTGCCCGTTCACGAGCTAGAAAACAG GCCTATCATAACGAGCTGGTGAGCAAGATTTCACATTTAGGGGAGGAGAATATAAAGCTCAAGAAAGAGAAG GAAACCTGGAAGTGGATTAAG gaatttgagaaGAAGTTTCCAATTGAACCATCAGCTGAACAAAAATATCAGCTTAGAAGAACAAGTTCTACTTCTTTCTGA
- the LOC7491111 gene encoding ABSCISIC ACID-INSENSITIVE 5-like protein 2 isoform X2 yields the protein MGVQTMASQRNGQQSHLQPYRLTRQNSWYNLTLNEVENQLGNLGKPLCSMNLDELLKNVWSTEAHQSVGMDSESTSMSSLQHQASLTLARALSGKTVDQVWKEIQQGQEKRFGEEMKVQEREQTLGEMTLEDFLVQAGLFAKATISPSLDLVTVDAVTPQSFSQKMVLSSSPSTSTLSDTTTSGRKRDTPDAFEKSIERKLKRKIKNRESAARSRARKQAYHNELVSKISHLGEENIKLKKEKEFEKKFPIEPSAEQKYQLRRTSSTSF from the exons ATGGGTGTTCAAACAATGGCATCTCAAAGAAATGGCCAGCAGTCTCATCTACAGCCGTATCGGTTGACGAGGCAAAACTCGTGGTATAACCTCACTCTCAATGAAGTTGAAAACCAATTAGGAAATTTAGGGAAGCCCTTGTGTAGCATGAACCTTGACGAGCTTCTTAAAAATGTATGGAGCACTGAAGCTCATCAATCCGTGGGAATGGATAGTGAAAGTACCTCAATGTCTTCTCTCCAACATCAGGCTAGTCTCACATTGGCCAGGGCATTGAGTGGGAAGACAGTGGATCAAGTCTGGAAAGAGATTCAACAAGGGCAGGAGAAGAGGTTTGGTGAGGAGATGAAAGTTCAGGAAAGAGAGCAGACTCTTGGTGAAATGACTTTGGAGGATTTCTTGGTACAAGCAGGACTTTTTGCCAAAGCAACTATAAGCCCTTCTTTGGATTTAGTTACTGTTGATGCAGTGACCCCACAAAGTTTTTCACAGAAAATGGTCCTTTCCTCATCCCCGTCAACAAGCACATTATCTGATACTACGACATCAGGACGGAAAAGGGATACCCCAGATGCATTTGAGAAGAGTATTGAGAGGAAGCTcaagagaaaaatcaagaacaGGGAATCTGCTGCCCGTTCACGAGCTAGAAAACAG GCCTATCATAACGAGCTGGTGAGCAAGATTTCACATTTAGGGGAGGAGAATATAAAGCTCAAGAAAGAGAAG gaatttgagaaGAAGTTTCCAATTGAACCATCAGCTGAACAAAAATATCAGCTTAGAAGAACAAGTTCTACTTCTTTCTGA